From Pseudomonas putida, one genomic window encodes:
- the thiC gene encoding phosphomethylpyrimidine synthase ThiC — protein MSKQEKTINLSESAQVDQQSVQPFPRSRKVYVEGSRPDIRVPMREISLHDTPTDFGGEANAPVLVYDTSGPYTDPDVIIDVRKGLADVRSAWIDARGDTERLGGLSSNFGQQRLNDAELAKLRFNHVRNPRRAKAGANVSQMHYARQGIITAEMEYVAIRENMKLQEARAAGLLTQQHAGHSFGANIPKEITAEFVREEIARGRAIIPANINHTELEPMIIGRNFLVKINGNIGNSALGSSIEEEVAKLTWGIRWGSDTVMDLSTGKHIHETREWIIRNSPVPIGTVPIYQALEKVGGVAEDLTWELFRDTLIEQAEQGVDYFTIHAGVLLRYVPLTAKRVTGIVSRGGSIMAKWCLAHHQENFLYTHFDEICEIMKAYDVSFSLGDGLRPGSIADANDAAQFGELETLGELTKIAWKHDVQCMIEGPGHVPMQLIKENMDKQLECCDEAPFYTLGPLTTDIAPGYDHITSGIGAAMIGWFGCAMLCYVTPKEHLGLPNKDDVKTGIITYKIAAHAADLAKGHPGAQIRDNALSKARFEFRWEDQFNLGLDPDTARAFHDETLPKESAKVAHFCSMCGPKFCSMKITQEVREYAANLRIDAVDVSVEEGMREQAERFRQEGSQLYHKV, from the coding sequence ATGAGCAAACAAGAAAAAACGATCAACCTCAGCGAATCGGCGCAAGTCGATCAGCAGTCCGTGCAACCCTTCCCGCGTTCGCGCAAGGTCTATGTCGAGGGCTCGCGCCCGGACATCCGCGTGCCGATGCGCGAAATCAGTCTGCACGATACCCCAACCGACTTCGGCGGCGAAGCCAACGCCCCGGTACTGGTCTACGACACTTCCGGCCCCTATACCGATCCCGACGTCATCATCGATGTACGCAAAGGCCTGGCCGATGTCCGTTCGGCCTGGATCGACGCCCGTGGGGATACCGAGCGCCTGGGTGGGCTGAGCTCGAATTTCGGCCAGCAACGCCTGAACGACGCCGAACTGGCCAAGCTGCGCTTCAACCATGTGCGCAACCCGCGCCGCGCCAAGGCTGGCGCCAACGTCTCGCAGATGCATTACGCCCGCCAGGGCATCATCACCGCCGAGATGGAGTACGTCGCCATCCGCGAGAACATGAAGCTGCAGGAGGCACGCGCTGCTGGGCTGCTCACGCAGCAGCACGCCGGCCACAGCTTCGGCGCCAACATCCCCAAAGAGATCACTGCCGAGTTCGTGCGCGAGGAGATCGCCCGCGGCCGCGCGATCATCCCGGCCAATATCAACCACACGGAGCTGGAGCCGATGATCATCGGCCGCAACTTCCTGGTGAAGATCAACGGCAACATCGGCAACAGCGCCTTGGGCTCCTCGATCGAAGAAGAAGTGGCCAAGCTGACCTGGGGTATTCGCTGGGGCTCGGACACGGTCATGGACCTGTCGACCGGCAAACACATCCACGAAACCCGCGAGTGGATCATCCGCAACTCGCCGGTACCCATCGGTACCGTACCGATCTACCAGGCCCTGGAAAAGGTCGGCGGAGTTGCCGAAGACCTGACCTGGGAGCTGTTCCGCGACACGCTGATCGAGCAGGCAGAGCAGGGCGTTGACTACTTCACCATCCATGCTGGCGTGCTGCTGCGCTACGTGCCACTGACCGCCAAGCGAGTCACCGGTATCGTCAGCCGCGGCGGGTCGATCATGGCCAAGTGGTGCCTGGCGCATCACCAGGAGAACTTCCTGTACACGCATTTCGATGAGATCTGCGAAATCATGAAGGCTTACGACGTGAGCTTCTCGCTCGGTGACGGACTACGCCCAGGCTCGATTGCCGATGCCAACGACGCGGCGCAGTTCGGTGAGCTGGAAACCCTTGGCGAGCTGACCAAGATCGCCTGGAAGCACGACGTGCAGTGCATGATCGAAGGCCCTGGCCATGTGCCGATGCAGTTGATCAAGGAAAACATGGACAAGCAGCTGGAGTGCTGCGACGAGGCGCCGTTCTACACCCTCGGCCCTCTGACCACTGACATTGCGCCAGGTTACGACCACATCACCTCGGGCATCGGCGCGGCCATGATCGGCTGGTTCGGCTGCGCCATGCTGTGCTACGTCACGCCCAAGGAGCACCTGGGCCTGCCGAACAAGGATGACGTCAAGACCGGCATCATCACTTACAAGATCGCCGCGCATGCTGCCGACCTTGCCAAGGGGCACCCAGGCGCACAGATCCGTGACAATGCCCTGTCCAAGGCGCGTTTCGAGTTCCGCTGGGAGGACCAGTTCAACCTGGGCCTGGACCCTGACACCGCGCGTGCCTTCCACGACGAAACCCTGCCGAAGGAGTCGGCCAAGGTCGCGCACTTCTGCTCGATGTGCGGGCCGAAGTTCTGCTCGATGAAAATCACCCAGGAGGTCCGGGAGTACGCCGCCAACCTGCGCATCGATGCCGTGGATGTGTCGGTTGAGGAGGGTATGCGCGAGCAGGCCGAACGGTTCCGCCAGGAAGGCAGCCAGCTGTACCACAAGGTGTAA
- a CDS encoding TolC family outer membrane protein: MLRKLSLAIAVSCASNGVAWAADVPMTVKTDLVSVYQEAVDNNADLAAARADYGARREVVPQARAGLLPNLSAGAEMMNTRTKLDEPSITSNRSGNSWSATLAQPVFRADRWFQLQAAEAVNEQAALELSATEQNLILQTAQSYFAVLRAQDNLAATKAEESAFKRQLDQSNERFDVGLSDKTDVLQSQASYDTARANRIIAERQVQDAFEALVTLTNREYTSIQGVVHTLPIQVPTPNDAKAWVETAGRQNLNLLATNYAVDAAEETLRQRKAGHAPTLDAVAKYQKGDNDSLGFSNPSQLGVRYSGDVEQTSIGLQLNIPIYSGGLTSSQVREAYQRLSQSEQQRESLRRQVVENTRNLHRAVNTDVEQVQARKQSIISNQSALEATEIGYQVGTRNIVDVLDAQRQLYTSVRDYNNSRYDYILDNLSLKQAAGTLSPQDLVDLKRYLKADYNPDKDFLPPDLAAAAAKNFERRP; this comes from the coding sequence ATGCTGCGCAAACTCTCACTGGCGATTGCCGTGTCTTGTGCGTCCAACGGAGTGGCCTGGGCAGCGGATGTGCCCATGACGGTGAAGACTGATTTGGTCAGTGTCTACCAGGAAGCGGTCGACAACAACGCCGATCTTGCCGCCGCTCGCGCCGATTATGGCGCGCGCCGCGAAGTGGTGCCCCAGGCCCGCGCCGGCCTGCTGCCCAACCTGTCGGCAGGTGCCGAAATGATGAACACCCGCACCAAACTCGACGAACCCTCGATCACCTCGAACCGCAGCGGCAACTCCTGGAGCGCCACACTGGCGCAACCTGTCTTCCGCGCCGATCGCTGGTTCCAGTTGCAGGCCGCCGAGGCCGTCAACGAGCAGGCGGCGCTGGAGTTGTCTGCCACTGAGCAAAACCTGATCCTGCAGACCGCGCAAAGCTACTTTGCCGTGCTGCGGGCCCAGGACAACCTGGCAGCCACGAAAGCCGAAGAATCGGCCTTCAAGCGCCAGCTGGACCAGTCCAACGAACGTTTCGATGTCGGCCTGTCCGACAAGACCGACGTGCTGCAGTCCCAGGCCAGCTATGACACCGCTCGGGCCAACCGGATCATTGCCGAACGCCAGGTGCAGGATGCTTTCGAGGCCTTGGTGACCCTCACCAACCGCGAATACACCTCGATCCAGGGCGTTGTTCACACCTTGCCGATACAGGTGCCCACCCCCAACGACGCCAAGGCCTGGGTCGAGACTGCGGGGCGGCAGAACCTCAACCTGCTGGCAACCAACTACGCAGTCGATGCCGCCGAAGAAACCCTACGCCAGCGCAAGGCCGGCCACGCCCCGACCCTTGATGCGGTAGCCAAATACCAGAAAGGCGACAATGACAGCCTGGGCTTCTCCAACCCTTCGCAACTGGGCGTGCGCTACAGCGGTGACGTGGAGCAGACCAGCATCGGCCTGCAGCTGAACATCCCGATCTACAGTGGCGGCCTGACCAGCTCGCAAGTACGCGAGGCATACCAGCGCCTGAGCCAGAGCGAACAACAACGCGAGAGCCTGCGCCGCCAGGTGGTGGAGAACACACGCAACCTGCACCGTGCCGTGAATACCGATGTGGAGCAGGTGCAAGCGCGCAAGCAGTCGATCATTTCCAACCAGAGCGCGCTGGAAGCCACCGAGATCGGTTACCAGGTCGGCACCCGCAATATCGTCGACGTGCTCGATGCCCAGCGCCAGCTGTACACCTCGGTTCGCGACTACAACAACAGCCGGTACGACTACATTCTTGACAACCTCAGCCTGAAGCAAGCGGCTGGCACTTTGAGCCCACAGGACCTGGTGGACCTCAAGCGGTACCTGAAGGCGGACTACAATCCGGACAAGGACTTCCTGCCACCGGACCTGGCGGCGGCAGCGGCGAAGAACTTCGAACGCAGGCCTTGA
- a CDS encoding single-stranded DNA-binding protein yields the protein MARGVNKVILVGTCGQDPEVRYLPNGNAVTNLSLATSEQWTDKQSGQKVERTEWHRVSMFGKVAEIAGEYLRKGSQVYIEGKLQTREWEKDGIKRYTTEIIVDMQGTMQLLGGRPQNQQGGGDQYNQGGGNNYNQGGQQQQYNQAPPRQQAPRPQQAQQRPAPQQPAPQPAADFDSFDDDIPF from the coding sequence ATGGCCCGTGGGGTTAACAAAGTCATTCTGGTCGGCACCTGTGGCCAGGATCCCGAAGTCCGCTACCTGCCCAACGGTAACGCCGTGACCAACCTGAGCCTGGCTACCAGCGAGCAGTGGACCGACAAGCAGTCGGGCCAGAAGGTCGAGCGTACCGAGTGGCACCGTGTGTCGATGTTCGGCAAGGTTGCCGAAATCGCTGGCGAATACCTGCGCAAGGGTTCGCAGGTGTACATCGAGGGCAAGCTGCAGACCCGCGAGTGGGAAAAAGACGGCATCAAGCGTTACACCACCGAAATCATCGTCGACATGCAGGGCACCATGCAGTTGCTCGGCGGCCGTCCGCAGAACCAGCAAGGTGGCGGCGACCAGTACAACCAAGGTGGTGGTAACAACTACAACCAGGGTGGCCAGCAGCAACAGTACAACCAGGCGCCGCCACGTCAGCAGGCCCCACGCCCGCAACAGGCCCAGCAGCGCCCTGCGCCGCAACAGCCCGCGCCGCAGCCGGCTGCTGACTTTGACAGCTTTGATGACGATATTCCGTTCTGA
- a CDS encoding MFS transporter — translation MHDTHNERMSGSETRAAGGLALVFAFRMLGMFMVLPVLATYGMDLAGATPALIGLAIGAYGLTQAFFQIPFGMISDRIGRRPVIYLGLVIFALGSVLAAQADSIWGVIAGRILQGAGAISAAVMALLSDLTREQHRTKAMAMIGMSIGLSFAVAMVVGPLLTSAFGLSGLFLATAGLALVGILLIAFIVPNTHSTLQHRESGVARQALGPTLRHPDLLRLDAGIFILHAILMASFVALPLAFVERGGLPKEEHWWVYLTALFISFFAMVPFIIYGEKKRKMKRVLAGAVSVLLLVEVFFWQWADNLRGLVIGTVVFFTAFNLLEASLPSLVSKVSPAGGKGTAMGVYSTSQFLGAALGGILGGWLFQHGGLNTVFLGCAVLCAVWLVVALRMNEPPYVTSLRMPLTPEAVREAGLTERLMAVPGVTDAVVVAEEAAIYIKLDTKILDRATLERLVNPASSACEA, via the coding sequence ATGCACGACACCCACAACGAGCGCATGAGTGGCAGCGAAACGCGCGCCGCTGGCGGCCTGGCCCTGGTCTTTGCCTTTCGTATGCTGGGCATGTTCATGGTCTTGCCGGTGCTGGCCACCTACGGCATGGACCTGGCCGGTGCCACGCCCGCGCTGATCGGCCTGGCCATCGGTGCCTATGGCCTGACCCAGGCGTTTTTTCAAATCCCTTTCGGGATGATTTCCGATCGCATCGGCCGCCGTCCGGTGATCTATCTGGGCCTGGTGATCTTCGCTTTGGGCAGTGTACTGGCGGCTCAGGCCGACTCCATCTGGGGTGTGATTGCCGGGCGAATTCTGCAGGGCGCCGGGGCGATTTCCGCCGCAGTCATGGCGCTGCTGTCCGACCTGACCCGTGAGCAGCACCGTACCAAGGCCATGGCCATGATCGGCATGAGCATCGGCCTGTCGTTCGCTGTGGCGATGGTCGTTGGCCCACTTCTCACCAGCGCCTTCGGCCTGTCAGGATTGTTCCTGGCCACGGCAGGACTTGCCCTGGTAGGCATTTTGCTGATCGCCTTCATCGTGCCCAACACCCACAGCACCTTGCAGCACCGCGAATCGGGTGTGGCGCGCCAGGCACTCGGTCCAACCCTGCGCCATCCGGACCTTCTGCGCCTGGACGCCGGCATCTTCATCCTCCACGCGATCCTCATGGCGAGCTTCGTTGCGCTGCCTCTGGCCTTCGTCGAGCGCGGTGGCTTGCCCAAGGAAGAGCACTGGTGGGTGTACCTGACTGCGCTGTTCATCTCATTTTTTGCAATGGTCCCTTTCATCATCTACGGCGAAAAAAAGCGCAAGATGAAACGCGTATTGGCCGGAGCGGTCAGTGTGTTGCTGCTGGTGGAGGTGTTCTTCTGGCAGTGGGCTGACAACTTGCGCGGACTGGTGATTGGCACCGTGGTATTCTTTACTGCATTCAACCTGCTGGAGGCATCGCTGCCGTCGCTGGTTAGCAAGGTGTCGCCTGCTGGCGGCAAGGGGACGGCGATGGGGGTGTATTCCACCAGCCAGTTCCTTGGTGCTGCGCTGGGTGGGATTCTTGGCGGCTGGCTGTTCCAGCACGGTGGGCTGAACACGGTGTTCCTCGGTTGCGCGGTGCTGTGTGCCGTATGGCTGGTGGTTGCGTTACGCATGAACGAGCCGCCGTATGTGACCAGCCTGCGCATGCCGCTGACGCCTGAGGCAGTCCGGGAAGCCGGCCTGACCGAGCGCCTGATGGCCGTGCCGGGTGTGACCGACGCCGTTGTGGTGGCAGAAGAAGCTGCCATCTATATCAAACTGGATACGAAAATTTTGGACCGTGCGACCCTCGAGCGTCTGGTGAACCCAGCCTCTTCGGCGTGCGAAGCCTAG
- the uvrA gene encoding excinuclease ABC subunit UvrA, which yields MDKILIRGARTHNLKNIDLTLPRDKLIVITGLSGSGKSSLAFDTLYAEGQRRYVESLSAYARQFLSMMEKPDVDTIEGLSPAISIEQKSTSHNPRSTVGTITEIYDYLRLLYARVGTPRCPDHDIPLEAQTVSQMVDLVLERPEGSKLMLLAPVVRERKGEHLAVFDELRAQGFVRARVNGKLYELDELPKLDKQKKHSIDVVVDRFKVRADLQQRLAESFETALKLADGIALVAPMDDEEGEETIFSARFACPVCGHAISELEPKLFSFNNPAGACPTCDGLGVKQFFDIKRLVNSELTLAEGAIRGWDRRNVYYFQMLGSLAAHYGFSLEEPFGELSAEHQKVILQGSGKQSVDFKYLNDRGDIVKRSHPFEGIVPNLERRYRETESATVREELAKFLGTQPCPDCRGTRLRREARHVWVGEKTLPAVTNLPIGEASSYFGELTLTGRRGEIAAKILKEICERLQFLVNVGLDYLTLDRSADTLSGGEAQRIRLASQIGAGLVGVMYILDEPSIGLHQRDNDRLLATLNHLRDLGNTVIVVEHDEDAIRLADYVVDIGPGAGVHGGQIVAEGTPQEVMAHPDSLTGKYLSGRKKIAVPAKRTPRDKKLSLKLKGARGNNLQNVDLEIPIGLLTCVTGVSGSGKSTLINNTLYPLAATALNGASSLEAAPHSNMDGLQHLDKVVDIDQSPIGRTPRSNPATYTGIFTPIRELFSGVPESRSRGYGPGRFSFNVKGGRCEACQGDGLIKVEMHFLPDIYVPCDVCKSKRYNRETLEIKYKGKNIHEVLEMTIEDAREFFDAVPALARKLQTLMDVGLSYIKLGQSATTLSGGEAQRVKLSRELSKRDTGKTLYILDEPTTGLHFADIQQLLDVLHRLRDHGNTVVVIEHNLDVIKTADWLVDLGPEGGSKGGQIIASGTPEELAKMKQSYTGHYLKPLLERDRA from the coding sequence GTGGACAAGATCCTTATTCGTGGGGCACGTACCCACAACCTGAAGAACATCGACCTGACCCTGCCGCGGGACAAGCTGATCGTGATCACCGGCTTGTCCGGGTCCGGGAAGTCTTCCCTGGCATTCGATACCTTGTATGCCGAGGGTCAGCGCCGCTATGTGGAATCGCTGTCGGCCTACGCCCGGCAATTCCTGTCGATGATGGAAAAACCTGACGTCGACACGATCGAAGGCCTGTCGCCTGCCATCTCCATCGAGCAGAAGTCGACTTCGCACAACCCGCGCTCGACGGTAGGCACCATCACCGAAATCTACGACTACCTGCGCCTGCTTTATGCCCGCGTGGGTACTCCGCGCTGCCCGGACCACGACATTCCGCTGGAGGCGCAGACCGTCAGCCAGATGGTCGACCTGGTGCTGGAGCGCCCGGAAGGCAGCAAGCTGATGCTGCTGGCTCCGGTAGTGCGCGAGCGCAAGGGTGAGCACCTGGCCGTGTTCGACGAACTGCGTGCCCAAGGCTTCGTTCGGGCACGCGTCAACGGCAAGCTCTACGAACTCGACGAACTGCCCAAGCTGGACAAGCAGAAGAAACACAGCATCGATGTGGTGGTGGACCGTTTCAAGGTCCGCGCCGACCTGCAACAACGCCTTGCCGAGTCATTCGAGACCGCCCTCAAGCTGGCCGACGGCATCGCCCTGGTTGCCCCGATGGACGATGAAGAAGGCGAAGAGACGATCTTCTCCGCTCGTTTCGCCTGCCCGGTCTGCGGCCATGCGATCAGCGAACTGGAGCCCAAGCTGTTTTCGTTCAACAACCCGGCCGGCGCCTGCCCGACCTGCGATGGCCTGGGGGTAAAGCAATTTTTCGATATCAAGCGCCTGGTCAACAGCGAGTTGACATTGGCCGAGGGCGCTATCCGCGGCTGGGATCGGCGTAACGTCTACTACTTCCAGATGCTGGGTTCGCTGGCAGCGCATTATGGGTTCAGCCTGGAGGAACCGTTCGGCGAGCTGTCGGCCGAGCACCAGAAGGTAATCCTGCAAGGCAGTGGCAAACAGAGCGTTGACTTCAAGTACCTGAACGACCGTGGCGACATCGTCAAGCGTTCGCACCCGTTCGAAGGGATCGTGCCCAATCTGGAGCGGCGCTACCGCGAAACCGAGTCGGCCACGGTGCGTGAGGAGCTGGCCAAGTTCCTCGGCACCCAGCCCTGCCCCGACTGCCGCGGCACCCGCCTGCGCCGGGAAGCACGGCATGTCTGGGTTGGCGAAAAAACCCTGCCGGCGGTGACCAACCTGCCTATCGGTGAAGCCAGCAGCTACTTCGGTGAGCTGACCCTGACCGGGCGTCGCGGTGAAATTGCGGCAAAGATCCTCAAGGAAATCTGCGAACGCCTACAGTTTCTGGTCAACGTTGGCCTGGATTACCTTACCCTGGATCGCAGTGCCGACACCTTGTCCGGCGGCGAAGCGCAACGGATCCGCCTGGCCAGCCAGATTGGTGCGGGGCTGGTCGGGGTGATGTATATCCTTGATGAACCGTCCATCGGTCTTCATCAACGCGACAACGACCGCCTGCTCGCCACCCTCAACCACCTGCGCGACCTGGGTAACACCGTGATCGTGGTCGAGCACGACGAAGACGCCATTCGCCTGGCGGACTACGTGGTGGACATCGGCCCAGGGGCCGGCGTCCACGGTGGCCAGATCGTTGCCGAGGGTACGCCGCAAGAAGTCATGGCACATCCCGACTCGCTGACCGGGAAGTACCTGTCCGGCCGCAAGAAAATCGCTGTCCCTGCCAAACGCACGCCCCGCGACAAAAAGCTGTCCCTCAAGCTCAAAGGCGCGCGAGGCAACAACCTGCAGAACGTTGACCTGGAAATCCCGATCGGCCTGCTGACCTGCGTGACTGGCGTATCCGGCTCGGGCAAGTCGACGTTGATCAACAACACGCTGTATCCCCTGGCCGCTACTGCCCTCAACGGTGCCAGCAGCCTGGAAGCCGCACCGCACAGCAACATGGATGGCCTGCAGCACCTGGACAAAGTCGTCGATATCGACCAGAGCCCGATCGGCCGCACACCGCGTTCGAACCCGGCGACCTATACCGGCATCTTCACGCCGATTCGTGAGCTGTTTTCCGGCGTGCCGGAATCGCGCTCACGCGGCTACGGCCCGGGGCGTTTCTCGTTCAACGTCAAGGGCGGCCGTTGCGAGGCGTGCCAGGGCGATGGGCTGATCAAGGTGGAAATGCACTTCCTGCCGGACATCTACGTGCCGTGCGACGTGTGCAAGAGCAAGCGCTACAACCGCGAAACCCTGGAGATCAAATACAAAGGCAAGAACATCCACGAGGTCCTGGAAATGACCATCGAGGATGCGCGCGAATTCTTCGATGCGGTGCCGGCGCTGGCGCGCAAGCTGCAAACCTTGATGGATGTAGGCCTGTCTTACATCAAGCTGGGCCAGTCGGCGACGACGCTGTCGGGGGGTGAAGCGCAAAGGGTCAAGCTCTCACGCGAGCTGTCCAAACGCGATACTGGCAAGACCCTGTACATCCTTGACGAGCCGACCACGGGCCTGCACTTCGCCGATATTCAGCAGTTGCTGGACGTCTTGCACCGCCTGCGCGACCACGGCAACACGGTGGTGGTCATCGAGCACAACCTCGATGTGATCAAGACCGCGGACTGGTTGGTCGACTTGGGCCCAGAGGGTGGTTCGAAGGGTGGGCAAATTATTGCCAGCGGTACCCCGGAGGAACTGGCCAAGATGAAGCAGTCGTACACAGGGCACTACCTGAAACCGCTTCTGGAGCGTGACCGGGCCTGA
- the bfr gene encoding bacterioferritin, whose product MQGHPDVINYLVTLLKGELAARDQYFIHSRMYEDWGLSKLYERINHEMEEETQHADALMRRILMLEGTPDMRADDLEVGSTVPEMIEADLKLEYKVRAALCKGIELCELHKDYISRDILRAQLADTEEDHTYWLEKQQGLIKAIGLENYLQSQM is encoded by the coding sequence ATGCAAGGTCACCCGGACGTAATCAATTATCTCGTCACGTTGCTGAAGGGCGAACTGGCCGCACGCGATCAGTACTTCATTCACTCGCGCATGTACGAAGACTGGGGCCTGTCCAAGCTCTACGAACGCATCAACCATGAGATGGAAGAGGAAACCCAGCACGCCGATGCGCTGATGCGGCGTATCCTCATGCTCGAAGGCACCCCCGACATGCGCGCGGATGACCTGGAAGTGGGTAGCACTGTCCCGGAAATGATCGAAGCCGACCTCAAGCTCGAGTACAAGGTTCGTGCCGCCTTGTGCAAAGGCATTGAGCTGTGCGAGCTGCACAAGGACTACATCAGTCGCGATATCCTGCGTGCGCAGCTAGCCGATACCGAAGAAGATCACACCTACTGGCTTGAGAAGCAGCAGGGCCTGATCAAGGCCATCGGCCTGGAAAACTACCTGCAGTCGCAGATGTAA
- a CDS encoding catalase, with protein sequence MSKILTTASGAPVADNQNSRSAGPRGPLLLDDFHLIEKLAHFNRENIPERRVHAKGSGAYGTFTVTHDITRYTKAKLFDTIGKQTETFLRFSTVGGERGSADTERDPRGFAVKFYTEEGNWDIVGNNTPVFFIRDPLKFPDFIHTQKRHPQSNLKNAQMMWDFWSHSPEALHQVTILFSDRGIPDGYRHMHGFGSHTYSLISAAGERTWVKWHFKTQQGIKNLTPADAARLAGTDPDYAQRDLFEAIERADYPRWTVCIQVMTEEEAASREENPFDVTKTWSQKDYPLIEVGVLELNRNPLNYFAEVEQAAFGPSNMVPGVGLSPDRMLQGRVFAYADAHRYRVGTNHQQLPVNAPRCPVNSYQRDGSMAFGNYGSAPNYEPNSYGDAPKQSPGHGEPALALKGAADRYDHREDNDYYSHAGALFRLMSGEQKAMLISNIAATMAGVSQDVIQRQLQYFFRADPAYGEGIAKVLGVNLA encoded by the coding sequence ATGAGCAAGATTCTCACCACCGCCAGCGGTGCCCCCGTAGCTGACAATCAGAATTCCCGCTCTGCTGGCCCGCGCGGCCCGTTGTTGCTCGACGATTTCCACCTGATCGAGAAGCTCGCTCACTTCAACCGCGAGAACATTCCTGAGCGGCGTGTACATGCCAAAGGCTCGGGAGCCTATGGCACGTTTACCGTCACCCACGACATCACTCGGTACACCAAGGCCAAGCTGTTCGACACGATTGGTAAGCAGACGGAAACCTTCCTGCGCTTTTCCACCGTCGGCGGCGAGCGTGGTTCGGCTGACACCGAGCGTGATCCTCGCGGCTTTGCGGTAAAGTTTTACACCGAGGAAGGCAATTGGGACATCGTCGGCAACAACACGCCGGTTTTCTTCATCCGCGATCCGCTCAAGTTCCCGGATTTTATCCACACCCAGAAGCGCCATCCGCAATCAAACCTGAAGAACGCTCAGATGATGTGGGATTTCTGGTCGCACTCGCCTGAGGCGCTGCACCAGGTCACCATCCTGTTCTCCGATCGCGGCATTCCGGACGGCTACCGGCACATGCATGGCTTCGGCAGCCACACCTATAGCTTGATCAGCGCTGCTGGCGAGCGCACATGGGTCAAATGGCACTTCAAGACCCAGCAAGGTATCAAGAACCTTACGCCAGCCGACGCTGCGCGCCTGGCGGGTACAGACCCTGACTACGCCCAGCGTGACCTGTTCGAGGCCATCGAGCGCGCAGACTACCCCCGTTGGACCGTGTGCATTCAGGTCATGACTGAGGAGGAGGCAGCCAGCCGCGAAGAAAATCCGTTCGATGTGACCAAGACCTGGTCGCAGAAGGACTATCCGTTGATCGAGGTGGGTGTCCTGGAGCTCAACCGCAACCCGCTCAACTATTTCGCTGAAGTCGAGCAGGCTGCGTTTGGCCCGAGCAACATGGTGCCGGGCGTTGGGCTGTCCCCAGACCGCATGCTGCAGGGCCGCGTTTTCGCCTATGCCGATGCGCACCGGTACCGTGTGGGCACCAACCACCAGCAGTTGCCGGTCAACGCGCCACGTTGCCCGGTCAATAGCTACCAGCGTGATGGATCGATGGCGTTTGGCAACTATGGCAGTGCACCCAATTACGAGCCCAATAGCTATGGCGATGCGCCTAAGCAGTCGCCTGGCCATGGCGAACCTGCATTGGCCCTCAAAGGCGCTGCAGACCGCTACGATCACCGTGAAGACAATGACTACTACAGCCACGCCGGTGCATTGTTCCGCTTGATGAGCGGTGAACAAAAGGCAATGCTGATCAGCAATATCGCCGCAACCATGGCAGGTGTCAGTCAAGATGTCATTCAACGTCAACTGCAGTACTTCTTCAGGGCTGATCCGGCCTATGGTGAAGGCATTGCCAAGGTATTGGGCGTGAATCTCGCCTAA
- the rplQ gene encoding 50S ribosomal protein L17, translating to MRHRKSGRHLSRTSSHRKAMFQNMAVSLIEHELIKTTLPKAKELRRVAEPLITLAKEDSVANRRLAFDRTRSKSAVGKLFNDLGKRYATRQGGYLRILKCGFRAGDNAPMAYVELVDRPVGGAVEAAE from the coding sequence ATGCGTCATCGTAAAAGTGGACGTCACCTGAGCCGTACCAGCTCTCACCGCAAAGCTATGTTCCAGAACATGGCTGTGTCGCTGATCGAGCACGAGCTGATCAAAACCACCCTGCCGAAAGCCAAGGAACTGCGCCGCGTTGCCGAGCCGCTGATCACCCTGGCCAAGGAAGACAGCGTTGCTAACCGCCGTCTGGCCTTCGACCGTACCCGTTCGAAGTCCGCTGTTGGCAAACTGTTCAACGATCTGGGCAAGCGTTACGCCACCCGTCAGGGCGGCTACCTGCGCATCCTGAAGTGCGGTTTCCGCGCTGGCGACAACGCGCCTATGGCGTACGTCGAGCTGGTTGATCGTCCAGTCGGTGGTGCTGTAGAAGCTGCCGAGTAA